From Cannabis sativa cultivar Pink pepper isolate KNU-18-1 chromosome 8, ASM2916894v1, whole genome shotgun sequence, a single genomic window includes:
- the LOC115700110 gene encoding uncharacterized protein LOC115700110, which produces MRSRTFLVLGSLLAALLVISTAFEIYDDGKKGKSEAKETIPGDANTLDSNLPGGGKGGSQGGGKGGGGGGHGGSQGGGKGGGGGGHGGSQGGGGSGGGGQGGGKGGGGSGGGGQGGSQGGGGHGGSQGGGKGGGGGGSGGGGHGGSQGGGKGGGGGGSGGGGHGGSQGGGKGGGGGGSGGGGHGGSQGGGKGGGGGGHGGGGQGGGGGKGGGGGSGGGKGGGGQGGGRGGGGGGNYHRTSLLRDV; this is translated from the exons ATGAGGTCCAGAACTTTTCTTGTCTTAGGTTCTCTTTTAGCTGCTCTTCTCGTCATATCTACAGCGTTCGAGATTTACGATGATGGAAAAAAAG gTAAGAGTGAAGCAAAAGAAACGATACCAGGTGACGCCAACACGCTAGACTCCAATCTCCCTGGAGGAGGAAAAGGTGGTAGCCAAGGAGGTGGAAAAGGTGGCGGTGGAGGAGGACATGGTGGTAGTCAAGGAGGAGGGAAAGGCGGTGGTGGAGGAGGACATGGTGGTAGCCAAGGCGGAGGTGGTTCGGGTGGCGGTGGACAAGGTGGTGGCAAAGGCGGGGGTGGTTCGGGTGGCGGTGGACAAGGTGGTAGCCAAGGAGGAGGAGGACATGGTGGTAGCCAGGGTGGAGGAAAAGGTGGTGGTGGGGGTGGTTCCGGTGGCGGTGGACATGGTGGTAGCCAGGGTGGAGGAAAAGGTGGCGGTGGAGGTGGTTCCGGTGGCGGTGGACATGGTGGTAGCCAGGGTGGAGGAAAAGGAGGCGGTGGGGGTGGTTCGGGTGGCGGTGGACATGGTGGAAGCCAAGGAGGGGGGAAAGGCGGCGGTGGAGGGGGACATggtggtggcggccaaggtgGCGGTGGAGGAAAAGGTGGTGGGGGTGGATCTGGAGGGGGTAAAGGTGGCGGCGGTCAAGGAGGAGGAAGAGGTGGAGGAGGTGGTGGCAATTA CCACCGAACCAGTTTGCTAAGAGATGTTTAG